aatagattattTGAGGAAATTATAGATTTTACGAAAAAAGAAGtagtaaaataaatgaaatttaatTGGAAACAAAGTATTTTATCATATAAAAAGTTTAATAGCATAAATATGCAAGTTGCTATCAATgctgataatatataaaaagcaACTTTTCATCCACCTTTGTGAACGAGTTTTTCAAAAAAGCCAAGAAAacctgtaaacataaaccatcatTGAAGCTGCAGCACAACCATGTGTTTGAGATCTATACAGCGATAGGCTAAATATTAGTTTACAACAATTGAATCAAAACTCTTTGCAATTGATAACAATTGAGTTGTGAGAGACCAACTCCATAGAATAATGCAGttataaaataacttttgtCAAGTGTCAAGCCTGATAGCTGTATTGATTTGGTACTGAGGTCGGGAGGCTGCTAGTATAGCCTGATGGGCCGTTTGTAGCTGACGGTTGGTTTGATGCAGATGGCTGGTTTGGAGCTGATGGTTTctgaaacagaatagctacaTTGGCAACAATTCTTGAGCTAGTTGTGTtgagtttaaataaaaatttgttaactttttattataagtcaaggttgttttttattaaaacttaaatTATATAGGAATGGTTATAACTTCAAAAGTTTAATATCTAAGAGAAactttttgatttaatttaataataatgataatgacaataataattacaacaattaaataacaacagcaataacaTAAAAGAGTCGAGTCAGTCTTGTCAATTGAGATGGAGTAATCCAGAATCATGAAATTACCaatattcattttgaaattttggTTAAATATAACTAAcatttattttgaaattttgatgttttaaaataaatatataattcataaatacttgaaataaatatttataaattaacaAACACTTATTTTGAAAACTTCGACAACAAAAAAATGGagcattttttcaaatatacagCAGACCTTGAGATTTGATTTCACCGTATGCTGAAATGAAGTACCAGATTTGTCTCAATCTGCACAAAAAACTATGAggttctaatctacggcagttttgggatggcgacgattaactgttcgtttttgagcttttcagagcttgtaatcacatttccacatattttgcacttacaacacagccgagtaagacatggtgaatttttcaataccaaacaactgtaatgtgaattttgttgcaagtctaccTTTAAGTTATTGTCGCATTACACTGCCGTATTTGCTAACTAATATATATCAAAGCACttacaattcactatcccagTTTTTCCTGAATGCTTtcagattaccaacttttaaaaaccGTTTTTCATCTCAATCAATAGTTCCCGATTTTTTTGTTCCATCATTTTTTGGTCATGTAACAAAAACATCCTACTATTGATGACTACCAAagccaataaaaatttatacatgGTATAAAAATGTGCTTCTGGCAAAATTGCCAATACTTCGAAGAGCCtactcaaaaaattaaacacaataAATAGTCTACAGGTTCCGCTAATCAGCTCCAATCAAATACTGTAAAGtctaatgatgataataataagaatGGTAATAAGAATGTAAAAactctttgctataataagagcagatTTTGTTTGTCTGCATGTTCGAAGCTGCGCTACAAACGTTAGACAAAATTGCCTCGCACAGGAATTGAACTAAGGTACTATGACTCACACACAAGCGcactagtaataatatttactgaTTTCGGTATAACGATTTTTCATGTTCAGTCAATTATTCTgctaaaggttaaaggttaagtGAAAGTAAAACACGAGTACGGACATAAAGTAACAGCAAATGCAGTTACGGTTTGCGCTATGCTTTTGTTTTTACTCTCTCTGTAAAGGAAACTTACGGTGTTGTATTTGTTGAACCGAGGATCATCAAACTGTAGCTGTGGCCCATCGTAACCGCCTTGTTCTGATCTCCTGTTGAACATCTTTGCAGCATCTCTTTGgccttttatttttatataaaatacaagGCCAACAAGGCCTCCAATCAAAACTAAAATGGAAATAACAgttatgttaaattaaaatgaattaatataaataaatctaaTTATGTGTACAGTGGTGGGTGAAATAAACTGGACACCTTTGAATGAAAACTGAAATTTTCATTTCCTTTATTTTTACTCATGGCGAGTTTAgccaatagccataaattatatattaaactaaTCTTCACCTGATCattatttcaaatatgtaaaccaaacaattatgttaaattatgtttttgagtgattatgtaggctaaattacaaacattttattattttaatggttgaagataGTGATCTATACAGATATAATCACACCGCATACATTTTTTTGCGTATTTTTTgtgatatatatttaaatgaatTAGTATTGCAACAGTTGTAAAAAATCAGTATATATTTGTAGACTTAAGAAATATAGAGAGTTGCATTTCATTAGCAGTACAAACAGCACAAATGAGTACAGCCctctttaaaaaatttaaacatttccGGATCATTTGTACTGTTAACGAAGAACTTGCTGTAATACTAGAATTATTAGTCTTTAGttatttcattattactattataattttgataaagcTAATAACTTTAGACAAGGtgataaaagtattaaaaaaatatcaaaaaatactGGAACCAAAAATTCAGAAGCTCTTTGTATACAAAGTGCAACTCTTTACTTGTAAAGGCTTTAAGTgcaaatatcttttaataactaTTACTTATTCATTCGTAGCTGTAGCTAACACTTGCTTATTTCATATTAATTATGGCCTTTACTAGCACTACTAAAATCATTTTAAGCTGTTTAATGGGATGAAGCCATAAGGCAAGTCTGAATTTGAAATTTTACAGATAAATTTATGTTAATGTTATTTCAcagattaatttattaatttaatttacgCCAACTTTATTGTTTCAAGTCAAACTTCGGTATTTTTAGGTCATATTCTAGCTTCTAATGATCtatcaaaaaaaatttaaaactgaaattcaaattatacaCAAACGGGtctttataattttttacttttttcgaTGATTTGCAACACTAGCTTGTTAAAAAACTAAAGTGAAGATTGGAACTGCGTAACTTTAAACAGCGGCACtgattgttttataaaaaaatacaaagcaataattattatgtttacaaaatagaaatagcactattaaaaaaattaaactttagttTGCTAATATGACCTCTGAACTCTATTTCAGCAGTTGTCTAAACACTCAATAACATTCATAACATAAACTCATAACATTCATAACATAAACTAATAACATTCATAACATAAACTCATAACATTCCTAACATAAACTCATAACATTTATAACATAAACTCATAACATTCATAACATAAACTCATAACATTCATAACATAAACTCATAACATTCATAACATAAACTCATAACATTCATAACATAAACTCATAACATTCATAACATAAACTCATAACATTTATAAACAATCTGTTAAAACTAACCAGTcttttattttacatataataatataatacatataatatataccaaTAAACCCAACTTGTCATTGCGTCTGACTGTTAGCCTGTGTAAATAAACACTATGCGTTTCCACATTTTCTGCCTGATATTGTCAAAAATTTCCAAGTATATTTCCACAGATTTTCATAAGATcgcaaaaaatatttggttatGAAACTCTGTTTGGTTCATGAGAACCAGGCTTGTAAACACCCACTTTCAGACTATCTGATTGAAACGGAAAACACATCTCGTGTATTGCCAAGCTTACCActaaaaatctataaataaatttattttcatttgctCTGATTTGCTTGTATTTGTATTGGCAAGCAAAATAAAGTtagatcaaataaaataaaaacctaAGGCTACACAAAGGCTATTTTGGAAATAAGACTAAAATTTGGTAAATACATGAGCATGACCATTTATGATGTGGTTTACTAAAATCCCTAAAATAACCTAAGTTTATTAAATCTCTCCCTATACTTACCAAGTGGAACGAGAAGTCCTACAGATAGACCGAGAACCAATGGAGACTGAGCCTTTGCAGGCTCTTCAGTTGGAGGTTTCCAGACCCAAAAACTAAAACATACCGCAAAGTTTTTATTACCAGCAGTCATGTAGTTTAGAccacatcatatatattttgtttgtataatttttttatatatgcatatttaatatgtaaatatatttatttaatatatatattttttcagcttgaaaaataaaatagaagtATTTGTTTAAAGAGCAAACAGACCTCATTTTATAACCATCTCTACATATAAATTTTGCTACACTTGACTGAATTATTGAGGAGATACTTGTTTTTAAATACAAAGCAACTTTTAATTACTAAGTTATTATATTCTGCTGGGTGTGCCAGCTGTGAAGCTCTACACTGGGCCAACAAGCAGACCATGTTTTATAGCCCACTATTATAGTAGAGTGATGGTTGTGTGACGCCTTATGTAAAGGAATACGTCTGCATGTGAAACAACAGGAAAGCCAGGCTTATGTGCGTGCATACATGCAACGCCATTGGTTGCTGGGAAAAGTCGTCATTGGTTTGCACCTTTCATGGCAAAAAAATGACGCATTGCATGATCGTTTAACTTTGAAACAGCAACACTGAATCACGACAGAATGAGAGTGACCCGCTTGTTTCCATTATGACATCGCAGCACCACATGGGTCTGCCACTACGCTGCCGCTGTATGAAAACTTAGTAAATCTGTAACACAATTGGCTTGAAGCTGTGGGTAAAAAAATCgttcattttgttttttgcttagagcaaattaaaaaaatggcaATGTATTGTTATAAGAACACTTGCTACAACTTACAATAGTTTTGACATATAAAGTTAATATCAATTCAAATTAACGTGATATGTTAGGGTGCAGAGTAGCAAGTCATTAATTATTCAAAAACACATAATTTTTCTCAAATCAGTATTATGggttaaaaatgaattttttgaagatttattttaatattaaagtcataataaaaagctgaaaattGCTACATTGTTATATTATCTCACACATTCAGAACATGATATTACTAGGAAAATCgtatatttaaattaattgaaatatgtgttttttatatttagttatgttaaattaaaatatattaatatgtttaaataaatGCACCTTTCAAATATAAAGTcagataaataaattttttggtGAATTGATAGACTATTAAGTTAAACCTCAATAAATCACCACTTGATTTATTGAGGTTTAACTAAATAGTCTATCAATTCACCAAAAGTGGCAACCTTTTCTcaaacatatattatttatagatgATGGAAATAGTTCAAGCAGGAGTTTTTTGGACAATTTTAGTTCAGTATTAAAACTAAAatggaaaatttaaaatttctttttgttttattatctcacaCATTCACAGCATGATATATAGCTCTAAAAGTTTACCTACATAAACATCAAACAAGTTACGATGTAACGGAACTAAATGATGATGTATGTAATACTctcataaataaattttctttatttttagtaaaatgaaaagaatactttttaatcttcaacaatgtttttaaactaaaaaaaattgaaacactCTCATGGTAATTACCATTTTATTGGGCGGGTGCGCTTCCTCTGCTGTAACCATCgtaacatgtttttatttcctAAATTAATCTGACTCAACATTTTTTGAAACCAACTCTGCCACAGCCTGTGAGAACGTAGGCAAACCTGGTTCTCCCTACTTTATGCCAATAATTTTTCTTGGCAGGCTTTAACAGTGATTTTCCATTGCTTTCTCTTAggtgtttttattgagacactatCTCTAGCTAGCTGGCCCTCGACTCACAAAAGCGCTTCTTCGCCCTTtgtcaagttttatttttagtccTACAGGGTTCCTCGCCAACCTCCTCATCCACGCTGGAGTGCATATGAGGAAGCCGGTTCAGTCAGCGACAACCCGACCAAAATTGGCGCATGAGCCATTGTGGCCGGATGCCTTTTCTAACACCATCAATGGTCCTTATGTGACTCAACCACAAACCTAATAATCACAAGCCAGCCCCAACCGCTAAACTACAGAGGCTCTCTCTACACAATACAGGTAATAATGGAAAATTCTATTGAATGTACAGCTAATCATACCCGCTAGTAACTTCTTGCTCTGGAGCGGTTGGTTTCCACTCTGGTTTAGATGTAGGTCTAGGGGGTCTAGGGGATTCGGGTGTAGATGTTGGTAAAGTAAATGGTGTGGTTGTTGTTGGCCTTCTTGGGGTAAAACCTAAAGAATTGTATTTACATTAGCAACCTGACAGTATCAAGTCCTGTGATAGATAATCACGTATAATAACTATGCGAATTTATTCCTATATGTAGAAAGGTAGTTTAGTGGCGCTGTGGTGGTGCGCTAGTCTTTGGATATGAATATCTGTGTTCAATTCCAATGTTGTGGAATCTTTTTCCTATTGTATTGGCATGGTTTCAGACAGACGAAAAGGCAGACAAACTGACCCGGTTCTTACTATAGCAAAGACTAACTGAATGCTTGGCGTTGTTcggctaataaaataattactcaatAAATTTGGGTAACCTACCTGGTAAGCTGGTAATTTTAActagtttaaatatttactataataattgcCGTCACTGTAATGATACACGTAATGACGTTACACCTAACGTCAAGCTAGCTAATAATAAACAAGCGCATCTTAAGTATATGTCTTAATATTCTGCAGTATGGCAAGTATAGCATAGTAAAATAGTCTAGCTGGACAGTCTGCAGACCTGAaggttgcgagttcaaatcttgtATGAAATGGATTTTTCGttcataaaactttattgctataactagacaggCAAACGACAGATTACACAAAAacactaagatttatatatagatcatAGTAAAGAAGTCTATAGAAAGTGTAGTGCGCTGTGAGAGGTTATCTTTTGTAATAATGTATAGTTAAGTGTAATATcttttgtaataactatatgcataattattccataatGCAGCAAGATGATCAAATCGAGCAGATGGTAGTGTGCTTGATTGGGAATCTGAGCACTTGGGTATGAATCCCGTGTGTGACAGTTTATTTTCTTAACGCTGAGGCTTCAGACATAgagatatttaaaaatattattttcaaaatcatcATACAAAAATGTGCAATACTATTTTAATAGCTCTTTAAAAGCTTATTTAATATtggtttatttaaaaattaaattattaaaaggtATACTTTCAATAATTGAGTATCTGCTATGTGAAATCTTTAATAATTCaagttaaattatttttttaaagtttaaattctCCGTTAAATTCATGTTAAAAATCTGAGCAATGCAAATAattaaacttgttaaaatttgtaagaaatatttaaagagaaaaataaataatttagtaaaaaaattaaaaaaaataaactaaccAATCTAAATTCTATCATGAAAATTCAAAACAATCTAACATGAAAATGTAGAATCAGTGATATCAAAGTTTACCTGTTATTCTGCAAAATCATGAACGAATTAAATTACGTTATTACTATTAACTAAATTATCTATTTTATAACTAGATTATAATTTAACTATAGTATACAtgcataataatatattatatgtactgtaaaactaataGATTATTGTTAGATTAGTTTATTTTGCCATACAGTCTGATTTGACTTTGTTGGCATTGGCCAGCGAAATAAAGTTTagatcaaatcaaatcaaaccaAAATTAGCTAGCACACATACATGATTAACATTATAATGAAACTAGCTGTGCTTTccgacgttgcccgggtaattaaaatcagcttctaaacaatgagaagtaataataattgcctgccacttgctattagcctgacacactgccaatggaaaatttgagaaCGCTTAATAATGAGGGCTACCAGCTTCAGtgatgttatgctatgacctTGTGTAATACGCAAAGccattgggtatttgctccctTACACCGACATATATCAGCTAACTTCAAAATCAATCACTGTGACCTAATTGGTATGGTGCTAGACTTGCCAACGAGAGGGTCCAAGATCACACCTTCTTCGGTGTGGATTCTTTATTCCCAGATTTTGATAGCTATACCGATAAtgcagacatacgacatactttACGAAATATACATAGACAAAAAATAAGCCAGAGCAATGCTCCAGTACTGCAGAGAGTACAATAATCAAACTGTTGCATaatattcaataaaataatataaaatatattgctaGCTGCATATTAGACCTACTAAAACATACAACCCATTTATAACTTACCTGTACTGGGTAGAGAGTACTGAGCTCGCCGTATCACTCTACTACGATATTCCGTAACAAAGATGGCGCCGCTATCAATAACAGCAACACCTTGCGGCGAGTTGAACTCACAAGTTTGTGAAGACCCATCTGTTCTGTTAAGTGGTAATGTCAGCTGCCCTGTGCACATTTGAGCAGCGCCACCACGTTGTAAGTCAACAAAGATGAGACGGTTGCCTGCGACGAATACAGAGGAATTATATTTCAGTTGGTATTCATTTGTTTGTTGTCTATTGATAAATTGTTGAATGCATCGTTTAGGGTGTTCATGGCAACCTGCCGGAATATAGCAAGCagtggttttaaaaataaaaagctgcCTTTTGTTAGAAACTTCAAATTATTAATAAGAAAGAATTACCCTATTTACCAACTGAAATCTGTGAAGCAACTTTGCGCGTCTTAGAGATGGAAAGGTCTGTTCAGATTTTAATCAGATCAGATTTTCTCCATCTTTAAAACTCATGAGAAAAAAAATCTAGATGGGAAAACTAACTTTAAGAAAAAATCACACGCAATTTTTTGAaagtatttgttttaatgtactaCCATTAATATATTTCAGTGCCAATAGAAATTTCAATCTTTTTGCCTTTAGAGTTACTTGAAATCTTTTTAGCAACagagttttgctattattttatattattatataaatatatatatatttatataatatatattatatatatatattatgtaaatatatatatttatatattatttttcaagTAATTAGTTAGTAATTTTATTGTGTATCTTTTCAAATCACTCTTTatcaaaacttaaaaaaacGTGATTTTAAGCCATGAAGTTTTATAACCTAAAATATGTTAGACACAGCTTTGTTATACAAAAACTTCTTGTTTAGTAGCCTAGCaacatattaacatatattagCAACATATTAACAACTAACTACCATAGCAACATAGTAACCTAGCAACTTAGTAGCATAGTGGCCTAGTAACCCAATAACATAGTAACCTAATAACGTAATAAAATTGTAACCTAGCAACCTAGTGAGCTAGTAACCTAGTAACATAATAACCTAGTGACATATTAACCTAGAAAAATAGCAAACTAGTAACCTAGTAACTAACATAGCAACATGGTAATATAGTAGTATAGTAACCTAAAAACCTATGACCTCATCAAATACTTCTAGGCAAAAGCTAACTGGTAAATGGCCTGGCCAAAGTTAAGAAATGCCAAAATTTAGAAACTGAGATTTTTACTGTCTAGTGTTCTGCTTTAGTCACAATGTAAAAAGCTGCTTTTTACCAACCGTTGTATTCTGGTACTACTGCGAATTGGCCACCCTCGATTAGCGTGAGACCCAGCAGAGTTGCATCATGAACTCCTGTTCCATAGGCGTGTTTCACTGGATAGCCTGTGTCATTGCTTCGATAGTTACTAATTTGCATTAGACCGTTTTCAGTTGTTAGATACATGTGTTCTTCATTAGGTCCCAAGGCTATACCTGCAACATTGAATGATACATAGAGCAACTCAGAGATATATGACAAgataaatcattattataataaatatatcgTAAAGGCTTACATAAAATGATGAAGGAATATAAATGCACTAAGgctatgattactggtatgtacagtatatcatcccaggtataacatgatactctacctatgattattGGTATGTGTAtaatctaaggtataacatgatactctacctatgattactggtatgtatatcatctatggtataacatgatactctatctatgattactagtatgtatatcatctaaggtataacatgatactctacctatgattattGGTATGTATAtaatctaaggtataacatgatactctacctgtaattactagtatatatatatatatatatcatttaaggtGTAAAATGATACTCTACTtataattactagtatgtatatcatataaggtataacatgatactctacctatgattactagtatgtatatcatctaaggtataacatgatactctacctataattactagtatatatatatcatttaaggtGTAAAATGATACTCGACTtataattactagtatgtatatcatataaggtATAATACGATACTCTACcaatgattactagtatgtatatcatctaagctataacatgatactctacctatgattactagtatgtatatcatctaagctataacatgatactctacctatgattattggtatgtatatcatataaggtATAACATGGTATTCTACCTATGAATACTAGTAGTATATCATccaaggtataacatgatactttaCCTATGaatactagtatgtatatcatctaagctataacatcaTACACAACCTATAGTTACTagcatgtatatcatctaatctATAACATCATACACTACCTATAGTTACTagcatgtatatcatctaatctATAGTATGATACATCACCTATAATTgttagtatgtatatcatctaaggtgtagtatgatactctacctataattactagtatgtatatcatccaaggtataacatgatactctacctataattactagtgtgtatatcatctaaggtgtagtatgatactctacctatgatta
Above is a genomic segment from Watersipora subatra chromosome 6, tzWatSuba1.1, whole genome shotgun sequence containing:
- the LOC137398623 gene encoding uncharacterized protein, which encodes MWIAGLLLSLLSCALGRELPKVSGDVVTLTNTSAQMYMPYTLRRSRLPQDGPNSFLVADSSALVKMSAPVGENIYYTVSQLAGHPVITGYVDDAAADARFSHISDFVQSRNGSLVYIADQNNHCIRLFDRSLNTVTEYVGNCTEYGQYTGARLDARLSSPTGLALTKDYTGLYIADRQNNRILKLDLVSQEHWVETVIDNSFPEKSRVILPTSIALGPNEEHMYLTTENGLMQISNYRSNDTGYPVKHAYGTGVHDATLLGLTLIEGGQFAVVPEYNGNRLIFVDLQRGGAAQMCTGQLTLPLNRTDGSSQTCEFNSPQGVAVIDSGAIFVTEYRSRVIRRAQYSLPSTGFTPRRPTTTTPFTLPTSTPESPRPPRPTSKPEWKPTAPEQEVTSGFWVWKPPTEEPAKAQSPLVLGLSVGLLVPLVLIGGLVGLVFYIKIKGQRDAAKMFNRRSEQGGYDGPQLQFDDPRFNKYNTKPSAPNQPSASNQPSATNGPSGYTSSLPTSVPNQYSYQA